In the Populus trichocarpa isolate Nisqually-1 chromosome 1, P.trichocarpa_v4.1, whole genome shotgun sequence genome, one interval contains:
- the LOC18095018 gene encoding uncharacterized protein LOC18095018, whose amino-acid sequence MMAAHLLRRSWGSTISLLIVILLLSCSSQMTSAEAAPASRKSSSISMSQHKMLDAHQHLKRLNKPPLKTIKSPDGDIIDCVHIAHQPAFDHPLLKNHTIQTRPNFHPEGTKFEESKRVSAQKATSSKPITQLWHLKGRCPEGTIPIRRTKKEDVLRASSVERFGKKKPTKIPHQPRSAQPDLITQTGHQHAIVYVEGDKYYGAKATINVWEPKTQQPNEFSLSQIWILGGTFGQDLNSIEAGWQVSPDLYGDNRTRLFTYWTSDAYQATGCYNLLCTGFIQINNEIAMGASIFPVSGYRGSQYDISLLVWKDPKEGNWWIQFGNDYVLGYWPGFLFSYLTDSATMIEWGGEIVNSESDEQHTTTEMGSGHFPEEGFGKAGYFRNIQIVDGSNSLRDPKGLGTFTEQSSCYDVQNGRSGDWGTYFFYGGPGRNPNCP is encoded by the exons ATGATGGCGGCACATTTACTGAGGAGGAGCTGGGGTAGCACTATCAGCTTGTTGATAGTGATTTTATTGCTATCCTGCAGCTCCCAAATGACATCCGCAGAAGCAGCACCTGCTTCACGTAAAAGCAGCAGCATATCCATGTCTCAGCACAAAATGTTGGATGCTCACCAGCACTTGAAGCGCCTGAACAAGCCTCCTCTTAAAACCATCAAG AGCCCGGATGGAGATATCATCGACTGCGTCCATATTGCTCACCAACCGGCTTTTGATCATCCTCTGCTCAAGAACCATACAATTCAG ACGAGACCAAATTTCCACCCAGAAGGGACTAAGTTCGAGGAAAGCAAAAGGGTGTCTGCACAGAAAGCAACATCATCAAAACCAATAACCCAGTTGTGGCACTTGAAAGGAAGGTGTCCTGAAGGAACAATTCCCATAAGGCGAACTAAAAAAGAAGATGTATTAAGGGCAAGCTCTgttgaaaggtttggcaagaAGAAGCCCACTAAAATTCCTCATCAACCCAGGTCTGCACAACCTGACCTCATTACTCAAACTGGCCACCAG CATGCGATAGTATATGTGGAAGGAGATAAGTATTATGGAGCTAAGGCCACCATTAACGTTTGGGAGCCCAAAACACAACAGCCTAATGAATTCAGCTTGTCTCAAATCTGGATCCTTGGAGGTACTTTTGGTCAAGATCTTAACAGCATTGAAGCTGGATGGCAG GTTAGTCCAGATCTATATGGAGATAACAGAACAAGACTCTTCACATATTGGACT AGTGACGCCTATCAAGCCACAGGTTGCTACAATCTGCTGTGCACAGGCTTTATTCAAATCAACAATGAAATAGCGATGGGGGCAAGCATCTTTCCTGTTTCTGGCTACCGTGGCTCCCAGTATGATATCAGCCTTCTTGTTTGGAAG GACCCGAAAGAGGGAAACTGGTGGATTCAATTTGGGAATGACTACGTGCTAGGATACTGGCCAGGCTTCCTCTTTTCCTACTTGACAGACAGCGCAACGATGATAGAGTGGGGAGGTGAGATTGTAAACTCAGAATCAGATGAGCAACACACAACAACTGAAATGGGGAGCGGGCATTTCCCTGAAGAAGGGTTTGGAAAAGCTGGCTACTTCAGGAATATTCAAATTGTTGACGGATCCAATAGTCTCAGGGATCCTAAAGGGCTTGGCACTTTTACCGAGCAATCCAGTTGCTATGATGTCCAGAACGGCAGGAGTGGTGATTGGGGCACCTACTTTTTCTATGGTGGTCCTGGAAGAAACCCCAATTGCCCATGA